A window from Urocitellus parryii isolate mUroPar1 chromosome 1, mUroPar1.hap1, whole genome shotgun sequence encodes these proteins:
- the Sncb gene encoding beta-synuclein isoform X3: MDVFMKGLSMAKEGVVAAAEKTKQGVTEAAEKTKEGVLYVGSKTREGVVQGVASVAEKTKEQASHLGGAVFSGAGNIAAATGLVKKEEFPTDLKEEYQEYEPEA; the protein is encoded by the exons ATGGACGTGTTCATGAAGGGCCTGTCCATGGCCAAGGAGGGCGTCGTGGCCGCAGCCGAGAAAACCAAGCAGGGGGTCACCGAGGCAGCTGAGAAGACCAAGGAGGGAGTCCTCTACGTCG GAAGCAAGACCCGAGAGGGGGTGGTACAAGGTGTGGCCTCAG TGGCTGAGAAAACCAAGGAGCAGGCATCACATCTGGGAGGAGCTGTGTTCTCTGGGGCTGGGAACATCGCAGCAGCCACAGGCCTGGTAAAGAAGGAGGAGTTCCCCACCGACCTGAAG